One Peterkaempfera bronchialis DNA window includes the following coding sequences:
- a CDS encoding DUF6104 family protein — translation MYFTDRGIEELESRRGDEEVTFEWLSERLREFVDLNPEFEIPVERLATWLARLDDEDED, via the coding sequence GTGTACTTCACCGACCGAGGCATCGAGGAACTGGAGAGCCGGCGCGGCGACGAGGAGGTCACCTTCGAGTGGCTCTCCGAGCGCCTGCGCGAGTTCGTCGACCTCAACCCCGAGTTCGAGATCCCCGTGGAGCGGCTGGCCACCTGGCTGGCCCGGCTGGACGACGAGGACGAGGACTGA
- a CDS encoding multifunctional oxoglutarate decarboxylase/oxoglutarate dehydrogenase thiamine pyrophosphate-binding subunit/dihydrolipoyllysine-residue succinyltransferase subunit yields MSPQSPNTSNSSTSSAGFGPNEWLVDEIYQQYLQDPSSVDRAWWDFFADYKPGTEVTSVTPQAATTTAAAPAPAAPAPAATPPAQPAPPAPPAQPVPSAAAPAAPAPVAPAPAPVAPAAPAAPAAPAPAPAAPVAAKPTVAAAPAAKADGPELVPLRGPAKAVATNMDASLELPTATSVRAVPAKLLIDNRIVINNHLKRARGGKVSFTHIIGYATVQALKAMPGMNHSYTVKDGKSFLVKPPHVNLGLAIDLVKPNGDRQLVVAAIKNAETLDFFGFWQAYEDIVRRARANKLTMDDFTGVTVSLTNPGGIGTVHSVPRLMPGQGTILGVGAMDYPAEFQGSSPETLARLGVSKVMTLTSTYDHRVIQGAASGEFLRQIHQLLLGGSDFYDEIFESLRIPYEPVRWATDVAATHDDEVNKTARVMELIHSYRVRGHLMADTDPLEYKQRKHPDLDVVQHGLTLWDLEREFAVGGFAGKKMMKLRDILGVLRDSYCRTVGIEYMHIQDPKQRRWIQERVENIYVKPEREEQLRILRRLNSAEAFETFLQTKYVGQKRFSLEGGESLIPLLDAVLDEAAVHRLDEAVIGMAHRGRLNVLTNIVGKPYGKVFGEFEGNLDPKSMHGSGDVKYHLGAEGTFTGLDGETIKVSLVANPSHLEAVDPVVEGIARAKQDILDKAGTAFDVLPIQIHGDAAFAGQGVVAETLNMSQLRGYRTGGTVHVVVNNQVGFTAAPTASRSSMYSTDVARMIEAPIFHVNGDDPEAVVRVARLAFEFRQAFSKDVVIDLICYRRRGHNEADNPSFTQPLMYDLIDKKRSVRKLYTEGLIGRGDITLEEAEQALQDFQGQLEKVFAEVRDAVPPAAPAASPLPDFPVSVSTGISEETVKRIAQSQVNLPDWLTVHPRLLPQLQRRAAMVEDNTIDWALGETLAIGSLLMEGHPVRLAGQDSRRGTFGQRHAVLVDRKTGEDYTPLLYLTEDQARYTVYDSLLSEYAAMGFEYGYSLARPNALVMWEAQFGDFVNGAATVVDEFISSAEQKWGQTSGVTLLLPHGYEGQGPDHSSARPERFLQLCAQNNMTVAMPTLPSNYFHLLRWQVHNPHHKPLVVFTPKSMLRLKAAASRTEEFLSGSFRPVIGDDSVAPADVRKVVITAGKVYYDLAAARTERGITDTAIIRVERLYPLPVAELQEELGKYGENVQFVWAQEEPANQGAWPFIALNLIDHLDVVVGRNAGGSRLRRVARPASSAPAVGSANRHREEQAQLMEDVFSL; encoded by the coding sequence GTGTCGCCACAGTCCCCGAATACCTCCAACAGCTCGACCAGCTCCGCGGGCTTCGGCCCCAACGAATGGCTTGTCGACGAGATCTACCAGCAGTACCTCCAGGACCCGAGCTCCGTCGACCGCGCCTGGTGGGACTTCTTCGCCGACTACAAGCCCGGTACCGAGGTGACTTCTGTGACCCCCCAGGCCGCGACCACGACCGCCGCAGCCCCCGCCCCCGCTGCTCCGGCGCCCGCCGCGACCCCACCGGCCCAACCGGCTCCGCCGGCCCCGCCGGCTCAACCGGTCCCGTCGGCTGCGGCGCCCGCCGCTCCGGCTCCGGTCGCGCCCGCGCCCGCCCCGGTTGCGCCTGCCGCTCCGGCCGCGCCCGCTGCTCCGGCTCCGGCTCCGGCCGCGCCGGTCGCCGCCAAGCCGACCGTCGCCGCCGCGCCCGCCGCGAAGGCCGACGGTCCGGAGCTGGTTCCGCTGCGCGGCCCGGCCAAGGCGGTGGCGACCAACATGGACGCCTCGCTGGAGCTGCCGACCGCGACCTCGGTGCGCGCCGTCCCGGCCAAGCTGCTGATCGACAACCGCATCGTCATCAACAACCACCTGAAGCGCGCACGCGGCGGCAAGGTCTCCTTCACCCACATCATCGGGTACGCCACCGTGCAGGCGCTCAAGGCGATGCCGGGCATGAACCACAGCTACACCGTGAAGGACGGCAAGTCCTTCCTGGTCAAGCCCCCCCACGTCAACCTGGGCCTGGCGATCGACCTGGTGAAGCCGAACGGCGACCGGCAGCTCGTGGTGGCAGCGATCAAGAACGCCGAGACCCTCGACTTCTTCGGCTTCTGGCAGGCGTACGAGGACATCGTCCGCCGCGCCCGCGCCAACAAGCTCACCATGGACGACTTCACCGGCGTCACGGTCTCGCTGACCAACCCCGGCGGCATCGGCACCGTGCACTCCGTGCCGCGCCTGATGCCCGGGCAGGGCACCATCCTCGGCGTCGGCGCCATGGACTACCCGGCCGAGTTCCAGGGCTCCTCCCCGGAGACGCTGGCCCGGCTGGGCGTCTCCAAGGTCATGACGCTCACCTCCACCTATGACCACCGGGTGATCCAGGGCGCCGCCTCCGGCGAGTTCCTGCGCCAGATCCACCAGCTGCTGCTGGGCGGCAGCGACTTCTACGACGAGATCTTCGAGTCGCTGCGCATCCCCTACGAGCCGGTGCGCTGGGCCACCGACGTGGCCGCCACCCATGACGACGAGGTCAACAAGACCGCCCGCGTCATGGAGCTGATCCACTCCTACCGGGTCCGCGGCCACCTGATGGCCGACACCGACCCGCTGGAGTACAAGCAGCGCAAGCACCCCGACCTGGACGTGGTGCAGCACGGCCTCACCCTGTGGGACCTGGAGCGCGAGTTCGCGGTCGGCGGCTTCGCCGGCAAGAAGATGATGAAGCTGCGCGACATCCTGGGCGTGCTGCGCGACTCGTACTGCCGCACCGTCGGCATCGAGTACATGCACATCCAGGACCCCAAGCAGCGCCGCTGGATCCAGGAGCGGGTCGAGAACATCTACGTCAAGCCGGAGCGCGAGGAGCAGCTGCGCATCCTGCGCCGGCTGAACTCGGCCGAGGCGTTCGAGACCTTCCTCCAGACCAAGTACGTCGGCCAGAAGCGGTTCTCGCTGGAGGGCGGCGAGTCGCTGATCCCGCTGCTGGACGCGGTGCTGGACGAGGCCGCCGTGCACCGGCTGGACGAGGCCGTCATCGGCATGGCCCACCGGGGCCGGCTCAATGTGCTGACCAACATCGTCGGCAAGCCGTACGGCAAGGTCTTCGGCGAGTTCGAGGGCAATCTCGACCCCAAGTCGATGCACGGCTCCGGCGACGTCAAGTACCACCTGGGCGCCGAGGGCACCTTCACCGGCCTGGACGGCGAGACCATCAAGGTCTCGCTGGTCGCCAACCCCTCCCACCTGGAGGCCGTCGACCCGGTGGTGGAGGGCATCGCCCGCGCCAAGCAGGACATCCTGGACAAGGCCGGCACCGCCTTCGACGTGCTGCCGATCCAGATCCACGGCGACGCGGCCTTCGCCGGCCAGGGCGTGGTCGCGGAGACCCTCAACATGTCGCAGCTGCGCGGCTACCGCACCGGCGGCACCGTGCACGTGGTGGTCAACAACCAGGTCGGCTTCACCGCCGCCCCCACCGCCTCCCGCTCGTCGATGTACTCCACCGACGTGGCCCGCATGATCGAGGCGCCGATCTTCCACGTCAACGGCGACGACCCGGAGGCCGTGGTCCGCGTGGCGCGGCTGGCCTTCGAGTTCCGCCAGGCGTTCTCCAAGGACGTCGTGATCGACCTCATCTGCTACCGCCGCCGCGGTCACAACGAGGCCGACAACCCGTCGTTCACCCAGCCGCTGATGTACGACCTGATCGACAAGAAGCGCTCGGTGCGCAAGCTCTACACCGAGGGCCTGATCGGGCGCGGCGACATCACCCTGGAGGAGGCGGAGCAGGCGCTCCAGGACTTCCAGGGCCAGCTGGAGAAGGTCTTCGCCGAGGTCCGCGACGCGGTGCCGCCGGCCGCCCCGGCCGCCTCCCCGCTGCCGGACTTCCCGGTCTCGGTCTCCACCGGCATCTCCGAGGAGACCGTCAAGCGGATCGCCCAGTCCCAGGTCAACCTGCCGGACTGGCTGACCGTCCACCCCCGACTGCTGCCGCAGCTCCAGCGCCGAGCCGCGATGGTCGAGGACAACACCATCGACTGGGCGCTGGGCGAGACCCTGGCCATCGGCTCGCTGCTGATGGAGGGCCACCCGGTCCGGCTGGCCGGCCAGGACAGCCGCCGTGGCACCTTCGGCCAGCGCCACGCGGTGCTGGTGGACCGGAAGACCGGCGAGGACTACACCCCGCTGCTCTACCTGACCGAGGACCAGGCCCGCTACACCGTCTACGACTCGCTGCTCAGTGAGTACGCGGCGATGGGCTTCGAGTACGGCTACTCGCTGGCCCGGCCGAACGCGCTGGTGATGTGGGAGGCCCAGTTCGGCGACTTCGTCAACGGCGCCGCCACGGTGGTGGACGAGTTCATCTCCTCCGCCGAGCAGAAGTGGGGCCAGACCTCCGGCGTCACCCTGCTGCTGCCGCACGGCTACGAGGGCCAGGGACCGGACCACTCCTCGGCCCGCCCGGAGCGGTTCCTCCAGCTCTGCGCGCAGAACAACATGACGGTCGCCATGCCGACGCTGCCGTCGAACTACTTCCACCTGCTGCGCTGGCAGGTCCACAACCCGCACCACAAGCCGCTGGTCGTCTTCACCCCGAAGTCGATGCTCCGGCTCAAGGCGGCGGCGTCCAGGACGGAGGAGTTCCTCAGCGGCTCCTTCCGCCCGGTGATCGGCGACGACTCGGTGGCCCCCGCCGATGTCCGCAAGGTCGTCATCACCGCCGGCAAGGTCTACTACGACCTGGCTGCGGCCCGTACCGAGCGCGGCATCACCGACACCGCGATCATCCGGGTCGAGCGGCTCTACCCGCTGCCGGTCGCCGAGCTCCAGGAGGAGTTGGGCAAGTACGGCGAGAACGTCCAGTTCGTCTGGGCGCAGGAGGAGCCGGCCAACCAGGGCGCCTGGCCGTTCATCGCGCTCAACCTGATCGACCACCTCGACGTGGTCGTCGGGCGGAACGCGGGCGGCTCCCGGCTCCGCCGGGTCGCCCGCCCGGCCTCCTCCGCCCCGGCGGTGGGGTCGGCCAACCGGCACCGCGAGGAGCAGGCGCAGCTGATGGAGGACGTCTTCTCCCTCTGA
- a CDS encoding HAMP domain-containing sensor histidine kinase, which produces MTYTQQLQQGSQSSQVSPGDGRPPGLASRAARRVWSDIRPLDPMRSIKAKLAVLVIVSVVVASGMVVIAVQSDTRIRVIMIFSMIASLLFMQLMAHGMTAPLRDMTAAAKAMAAGDYSRRVQATSRDEVGELADTFNRMASDLEAADRHRRELVANVSHELRTPIAALRAVLENVVDGVVRPDPATMSAALEQTERLGRLVAHLLDLSKIDDGVVPLDAREFAVQPFLAGVLRGVTVDGSTSGGATKRRTDVTLDLQVSPAGLTAVADAERLHQVVANLVDNACKHSPAGGTVTVRALAGAQPQGLLLEVLDEGPGIPEEDRARVFERFGRGTATTASGPGSDGGTGLGLAIARWAVDLHGGEIRVAEAAQGCRIVVTLPGGEPMHV; this is translated from the coding sequence ATGACGTACACCCAGCAGCTGCAGCAGGGCTCCCAGTCCTCCCAGGTCTCCCCGGGAGACGGGCGCCCCCCGGGGCTGGCCTCCCGCGCCGCCCGGCGGGTCTGGAGCGACATCCGGCCGCTGGACCCGATGCGCTCCATCAAGGCCAAGCTGGCCGTGCTGGTGATCGTCTCGGTGGTGGTGGCCAGCGGCATGGTCGTGATCGCGGTGCAGTCCGACACCCGGATCCGGGTGATCATGATCTTCTCGATGATCGCCTCGCTGCTCTTCATGCAGCTGATGGCGCACGGGATGACCGCGCCGCTGCGCGACATGACGGCCGCCGCCAAGGCCATGGCGGCGGGCGACTACAGCCGCCGGGTGCAGGCCACCTCCCGCGACGAGGTCGGCGAGCTGGCCGACACCTTCAACCGGATGGCCTCCGACCTGGAGGCCGCCGACCGCCACCGGCGCGAGCTGGTCGCCAATGTCTCGCATGAGCTGCGCACCCCGATCGCGGCGCTGCGCGCGGTGCTGGAGAACGTGGTGGACGGCGTCGTACGGCCCGATCCGGCCACCATGTCCGCCGCGCTGGAGCAGACCGAGCGGCTGGGGCGGTTGGTGGCGCACCTGCTGGACCTGTCGAAGATCGACGACGGGGTGGTGCCGCTGGACGCCCGCGAGTTCGCCGTGCAGCCGTTCCTGGCCGGGGTGCTGCGCGGGGTCACGGTGGACGGCTCCACCTCCGGCGGGGCCACCAAGCGCCGTACCGACGTCACCCTTGACCTCCAGGTCTCCCCCGCCGGCCTCACCGCCGTCGCGGACGCGGAGCGGCTGCACCAGGTGGTCGCCAACCTGGTCGACAACGCCTGCAAGCACAGCCCGGCGGGCGGCACCGTCACCGTGCGCGCCCTGGCCGGGGCGCAGCCGCAGGGGCTGCTGCTGGAGGTGCTGGACGAGGGGCCGGGCATCCCGGAGGAGGACCGGGCGCGGGTCTTCGAGCGGTTCGGCCGGGGCACCGCCACCACCGCCTCCGGGCCGGGCAGCGACGGCGGCACCGGCCTGGGACTGGCCATCGCCCGCTGGGCGGTCGACCTGCACGGCGGGGAGATCCGGGTGGCGGAGGCCGCGCAGGGTTGCCGAATTGTGGTCACCCTTCCGGGCGGCGAGCCGATGCACGTTTGA
- a CDS encoding response regulator transcription factor: protein MQQQESGNPSAQRRVLVVEDEPTIAESIAARLGAEGFKVAVSHDGPNAVDCFQTWQPDLVVLDVMLPGFDGLEVCRRIQSQRPVPVLMLTARDDETDMLVGLGVGADDYMTKPFSMRELAARVNVLLRRVERAQLAARTPVGGSIRLGELEIDHVQRRVRVSGSDVHLTPTEFDLLACLAQQPRAVLTREQLLAEVWDWTDASGTRTVDSHVKALRRKIGANWIRTVHGVGYALEAPTP, encoded by the coding sequence ATGCAGCAGCAGGAGAGCGGCAACCCGAGTGCACAGCGACGGGTGCTGGTGGTGGAGGACGAACCCACCATCGCCGAGTCCATCGCGGCCCGGCTGGGCGCGGAGGGCTTCAAGGTCGCCGTCTCCCACGACGGACCGAACGCCGTGGACTGCTTCCAGACCTGGCAGCCGGACCTAGTGGTCCTCGATGTGATGCTGCCGGGCTTCGACGGGCTGGAGGTCTGCCGCCGCATCCAGTCGCAGCGGCCGGTCCCGGTGCTGATGCTGACCGCGCGCGACGACGAGACCGACATGCTGGTCGGCCTCGGCGTGGGCGCGGACGACTACATGACCAAGCCGTTCTCCATGCGGGAGCTGGCAGCCCGGGTCAATGTGCTGCTGCGCCGCGTGGAGCGGGCCCAGCTGGCGGCCCGGACGCCGGTCGGCGGCTCGATCCGGCTCGGCGAGCTGGAGATCGACCATGTGCAGCGGCGGGTCCGGGTGTCCGGCTCCGATGTGCACCTCACGCCCACCGAGTTCGACCTGCTGGCCTGCCTGGCGCAGCAGCCGCGCGCGGTGCTCACCCGCGAGCAGCTGCTGGCGGAGGTGTGGGACTGGACCGACGCCTCCGGCACCCGCACGGTGGACAGCCATGTCAAGGCGCTCCGCCGGAAGATCGGCGCCAACTGGATCCGCACCGTGCACGGCGTGGGCTATGCCCTGGAGGCCCCCACCCCCTGA
- a CDS encoding spermine/spermidine synthase domain-containing protein, with protein sequence MTSATPPTAADFFTRTAERAPRVLDRRDGPYGEIVLRQRGADPEAVFEIIANGCFLMDTSDGRSERLLIRAALDAAAVPRPSVLVGGLGAGFSLAEAAADPAVSRITVLEREEAVVRWHSGPLARFSAGALDDPRTQVVTADLLDHLRGTRDRWDVVCLDIDNGPEWTVTDANGGLYGFAGLTVLQRALAPTGVLAVWSAAPASDFEERLRARFQRVRRLDVEVKRGAPDVVYLASQVQ encoded by the coding sequence GTGACTTCCGCCACCCCGCCGACCGCCGCAGACTTCTTCACCCGGACGGCGGAGCGCGCCCCCCGGGTGCTGGACCGCAGGGACGGCCCGTACGGGGAGATCGTGCTGCGGCAGCGCGGGGCGGACCCCGAGGCGGTGTTCGAGATCATCGCCAACGGCTGCTTTCTGATGGACACCTCGGACGGCCGCTCGGAGCGGCTGCTGATCCGGGCGGCGCTGGACGCGGCGGCCGTGCCGCGTCCGTCGGTGCTGGTCGGCGGGCTGGGCGCGGGGTTCTCGCTGGCGGAGGCGGCGGCCGACCCGGCGGTCTCCCGGATCACCGTGCTGGAGCGGGAGGAGGCCGTGGTGCGGTGGCACTCCGGGCCCCTGGCGCGGTTCTCGGCCGGGGCGCTGGACGACCCCCGTACCCAGGTGGTGACCGCCGATCTGCTGGACCACCTGAGGGGAACCAGGGACCGCTGGGATGTCGTCTGCCTCGACATCGACAACGGGCCCGAGTGGACGGTCACCGATGCCAACGGCGGCCTCTACGGCTTCGCCGGGCTGACGGTGCTGCAACGCGCGCTGGCACCCACCGGGGTGCTCGCGGTGTGGAGCGCCGCCCCCGCATCCGACTTCGAGGAGCGGCTGCGGGCGCGCTTCCAGCGGGTACGCAGGCTCGATGTCGAAGTGAAGCGGGGTGCACCCGATGTCGTGTACCTGGCATCACAGGTGCAATGA
- a CDS encoding rhomboid-like protein encodes MAETGQCTLRPLGGAGRARRLCRALRRVGGRLLPGPRRTPFTLGYLVILLGTSLYARLGDPVSVREAVDASSSDVWHLVHDPLRVLALSGLWAAGPLWSPYLLAFAVTLAPLERRIGALRTLQVFATGHVLATVASELPIGLQVLSGRLGPSALHRVDVGVSYGVLTCLGALSGLLPRRLRVAVPVGAAAVLLYRSLTGDDPVTAVGHPTALLAGLLCWFPVRRWAALRTARREARWAAALASPAEPAGEPVRPE; translated from the coding sequence ATGGCGGAGACCGGGCAGTGCACGCTGCGCCCGCTCGGCGGCGCAGGACGCGCCCGACGCCTCTGCCGCGCCCTGCGGCGGGTGGGCGGCCGGCTGCTGCCCGGACCCCGGCGGACCCCGTTCACCCTCGGCTACCTGGTCATCCTGCTCGGCACCTCGCTCTATGCCCGGCTGGGCGACCCGGTGAGCGTGCGGGAGGCCGTGGACGCCTCCAGCAGCGACGTCTGGCACCTGGTGCACGACCCGCTGCGGGTGCTGGCGCTGAGCGGGCTCTGGGCCGCCGGGCCGCTCTGGTCCCCGTACCTGCTGGCCTTCGCCGTCACCCTGGCCCCGCTGGAGCGGCGGATCGGCGCCCTGCGCACCCTCCAGGTCTTCGCCACCGGGCATGTGCTGGCCACCGTCGCCTCCGAGCTGCCGATCGGGCTCCAGGTGCTCTCCGGGCGCCTCGGGCCGTCCGCCCTGCACCGGGTGGACGTCGGCGTCAGCTACGGCGTCCTGACCTGCCTGGGGGCCCTCTCCGGGCTGCTTCCCCGGCGACTGCGAGTCGCCGTCCCGGTGGGTGCGGCGGCCGTCCTGCTCTACCGCTCGCTCACCGGCGACGACCCCGTCACCGCCGTGGGGCACCCCACGGCGCTGCTGGCCGGCCTGCTCTGCTGGTTCCCGGTGCGGCGCTGGGCCGCGCTGCGCACCGCCCGCCGCGAGGCCCGCTGGGCCGCCGCCCTGGCGTCCCCGGCCGAGCCTGCGGGCGAGCCTGTTCGCCCAGAGTGA
- a CDS encoding DUF397 domain-containing protein encodes MTHDLSTAPWRKSSHSGGNGGNCVEAAPGHLPGIVPVRDSKDPEGPALLFTADAFSAFITAVRAGEFPA; translated from the coding sequence ATGACCCATGACCTGAGCACGGCACCGTGGCGTAAGAGCAGCCACAGCGGCGGCAACGGCGGCAACTGCGTCGAGGCGGCCCCCGGTCACCTCCCCGGCATCGTCCCGGTCCGCGACAGCAAGGACCCCGAGGGCCCCGCGCTGCTCTTCACCGCCGACGCCTTCAGCGCCTTCATCACCGCCGTCCGGGCAGGCGAGTTCCCAGCCTGA
- a CDS encoding DUF397 domain-containing protein — protein sequence MTHDLSTAPWRKSSYSGDNGGDCVEAAPGFLPGIVPVRDSKDPEGPALLFSNDAFSAFITAVQAGEFPIG from the coding sequence ATGACCCACGACCTCAGCACGGCACCGTGGCGTAAGAGCAGCTACAGCGGTGACAACGGCGGCGACTGCGTCGAGGCGGCCCCCGGCTTCCTCCCCGGCATCGTCCCGGTCCGCGACAGCAAGGACCCCGAGGGCCCCGCACTGCTCTTCAGCAACGACGCCTTCAGCGCCTTCATCACCGCCGTCCAGGCAGGCGAGTTCCCGATCGGCTGA
- a CDS encoding DUF397 domain-containing protein, which produces MTPTPSATPWRKSSHSGGNGGDCVEAAPGYLPGIVPVRDSKDPEGPALFFTADAFAAFIAAVRAGEFPTA; this is translated from the coding sequence ATGACTCCGACACCGAGCGCGACACCCTGGCGTAAGAGCAGCCACAGCGGCGGCAACGGCGGCGACTGCGTCGAGGCGGCCCCCGGCTACCTCCCCGGCATCGTCCCGGTCCGCGACAGCAAGGACCCCGAGGGACCGGCGCTCTTCTTCACCGCCGACGCCTTCGCCGCCTTCATCGCCGCCGTCCGGGCGGGCGAGTTCCCGACAGCCTAA
- a CDS encoding helix-turn-helix domain-containing protein yields the protein MSNEPSVTAAETSRAVFGKVLKHFREEAGLSQGDLAKLIPCDRSLVSRIEAGTRVPGEIFAVASDKQLGTGKLFGKLWGEINWYANVDHPDWFKQRAAMDAVAVAVRVYQTQVIPGLLQTEEYARTLFARVAPESEMDKVEEQVTARLSRQQRFLAPDGPLLVVVLDESCIRRVVGSPEVMRNQLDHLLTVGMLPNIRIQIAPFNFANLVPPNTSMSLLALPDGSEWVYSESLDRGHLNDDPAVIARHRRTHDLLRADALSARDSAIWISKARGEYGTHDSDTERDTLA from the coding sequence ATGAGTAACGAACCGTCAGTGACGGCCGCCGAGACCTCGCGTGCCGTCTTCGGAAAAGTGCTGAAGCATTTCCGCGAGGAAGCCGGGCTCTCCCAGGGTGACCTGGCAAAACTGATCCCGTGCGACCGGTCGCTGGTCTCACGGATCGAGGCGGGTACGCGGGTGCCCGGGGAGATCTTCGCGGTGGCGAGCGATAAGCAGCTCGGCACCGGGAAGCTGTTCGGCAAGCTGTGGGGGGAGATCAACTGGTACGCCAATGTCGATCACCCGGACTGGTTCAAGCAGCGGGCGGCGATGGATGCCGTGGCGGTGGCTGTCCGGGTCTACCAGACCCAGGTGATCCCCGGTCTGTTGCAGACCGAGGAGTACGCACGGACGCTCTTCGCTCGGGTGGCACCGGAGTCCGAGATGGACAAGGTCGAGGAGCAGGTGACGGCTCGGCTCAGCCGTCAGCAGCGTTTCCTGGCCCCCGACGGCCCACTGCTGGTCGTGGTGCTGGATGAGAGCTGCATCCGGCGGGTCGTGGGCAGTCCCGAGGTGATGCGGAACCAGCTCGACCATCTGCTGACCGTGGGGATGCTGCCCAACATCCGCATCCAGATCGCGCCTTTCAACTTCGCCAATCTGGTGCCCCCGAACACCTCCATGTCGCTGCTGGCGCTGCCGGACGGGAGCGAGTGGGTCTACTCGGAGTCGCTGGACCGGGGCCACCTCAACGACGACCCGGCGGTGATCGCGCGGCACCGCCGCACCCACGACCTGTTGCGGGCTGACGCGCTGTCCGCCCGTGACTCCGCCATCTGGATCAGCAAAGCCCGAGGGGAGTACGGCACCCATGACTCCGACACCGAGCGCGACACCCTGGCGTAA
- a CDS encoding tyrosinase family protein: MADIVRRNQAMLLPAEKQQFIQAVLELKRRGLYDQYTSVHAQAPENYHQMPRFLPWHRIFIARLEAGLRQVAGAAITLPYWDWTVDRDPSASIWSDIFMGGNGRTGDGMVTSGPFAGADRWRCIDPDPSVPPYLRRQFGLNPNARALPTAADVDECLRHTPYDSPPWNGDSDPSFRNSLEGQIAPFIHNIVHRWVGGSMDRPSAPNDPLFFLHHCNIDRIWAQWQQQHSTQGYRPNGDGPPGQNPGDLMPPFDNVRVGAGLDHRQLGYVYDTENPTAQGDRMLPGDTLRTNDAIYSPNSQYRLIYQGDGNLVLYRVSPFTPVWASGKMHTPGMCVMQMNGDLVVYDSGGHQVWNLGFTGRGNRLYVTNSGTVQLVNLAGNVVWHSPQAVMA, translated from the coding sequence ATGGCCGACATTGTCCGCAGAAACCAGGCGATGCTGCTTCCGGCGGAGAAGCAGCAGTTCATCCAGGCGGTTCTGGAGCTCAAGCGCCGGGGTCTCTACGACCAGTACACCTCGGTGCACGCACAGGCCCCGGAGAACTACCACCAGATGCCCAGGTTCCTGCCCTGGCACCGGATATTCATCGCGCGGCTGGAAGCCGGGCTGAGACAGGTCGCCGGGGCTGCGATCACGCTTCCGTACTGGGACTGGACGGTCGACCGCGACCCGTCGGCGTCGATCTGGAGCGACATCTTCATGGGTGGCAACGGCAGGACCGGAGACGGCATGGTGACGAGCGGGCCGTTCGCCGGCGCCGACCGGTGGCGCTGCATCGACCCCGACCCGTCCGTCCCGCCCTACCTCAGGCGGCAGTTCGGCCTCAACCCGAACGCACGCGCACTGCCCACGGCTGCGGACGTGGACGAGTGCCTCCGGCACACGCCGTATGACAGTCCGCCGTGGAACGGCGACAGCGACCCGAGTTTCCGGAACTCCCTTGAGGGCCAGATAGCACCGTTCATCCACAACATCGTCCACAGGTGGGTCGGCGGGAGCATGGACCGCCCCAGCGCGCCCAACGACCCGCTCTTCTTCCTGCACCACTGCAACATCGACCGCATCTGGGCCCAGTGGCAGCAGCAGCACTCCACCCAGGGGTACCGCCCGAACGGCGACGGCCCACCCGGACAGAACCCGGGCGACCTGATGCCCCCGTTCGACAACGTCAGAGTGGGCGCGGGGCTCGACCACCGGCAGCTCGGGTACGTCTACGACACCGAGAACCCCACCGCCCAGGGCGACCGCATGCTCCCCGGCGACACCCTGCGGACCAACGACGCCATCTACTCACCGAACAGCCAGTACCGCCTCATCTACCAGGGAGACGGAAACCTGGTGCTGTACCGGGTGAGCCCCTTTACCCCGGTGTGGGCGTCCGGAAAGATGCACACGCCCGGCATGTGCGTCATGCAGATGAACGGCGACCTGGTCGTCTACGACTCCGGCGGGCACCAGGTGTGGAACCTGGGGTTCACCGGACGCGGAAACCGCCTCTATGTGACCAACAGCGGGACGGTGCAGCTCGTCAACCTGGCCGGGAACGTCGTGTGGCACTCGCCGCAGGCGGTGATGGCCTGA